The Pseudoalteromonas translucida KMM 520 genome segment TACCTAATACTTTGTGTAGCGAAACGCAATTTACTCAAGTAATGCAAAAGGCAGGCGTTAACCACGATTCGTACATTGTTATTTATCGGAATAGTTAGCCCTGCTCTTGAATGTATTTTCGAATTGTATCAGCAGCCGCATTTCCAACAGAGCAAACAAAATATCCGTCAGACCAAAATGTTTTTTTAACCCAGAATTGCTTTTTAAACCATTTAAATCTCGACCATAGACTTTGCGTTGTAGATTGTTTAATTCTCCTAACGTAACTCGCAACGCTGATATTGGGAGAGATCGTTAGCAATATGTGTATATGATCTTTGTCCACCTCGATCTCTTCGATATTAAATTCTGAGCGCTCTGCAATTTCAGTGATTTTTTGTTTTACAAAATCACCTACATCACCTTTTAACAATTGTTTTCTATATTTAACCACAAGTATTAAATGTAGCGCTATTAAATATTTACAGTGAGATTTAGTTTCATATTCTATCTTGACAACTCATTTCCATACAGTAGTCTATACAGTGCATGAAAAAGACGCTTAGATACAACTACAGGCTAAATCCTACGCCAGAGCAAGAAGCTAAACTCGTTGAGTTTGGCGCGACAGCGCGTGGCATTTGGAACTTATTGTTGTCTGAGAATATGCGTCGATACGAGCACGATAAAACGTTTTTGTTTTACAAAGACATGGCCTTACTACTTAAAGATATCAAGACGTTCGAAGAGTTTAACTGGATCAAAACATTCGATTCTGCGGCAGCTCAACAAGTTGCCCGCGACCTGGAATTAGCGCTCAAGAATGTTTTTACTAAAGGTCGCTTGCAACGCTTTCCAAAGCACAAGATCTCATATAAAAAGAAAAAACTTCACAACGATAGTTTTCGAGCGGTCAATAACTCGAACTGTATCCGCATTGAAAATGGCGCTATCAGTATCCCAAAGGTAGGCAAGATACCCATTATCTTGCATCGCAAACTAGCAAGTAAAATCAAGACTGTAACTATCCAGTATCACCACGGAAAATGGGGATGCAGCATCACTCAGGAAGTTGAGTGCAAAACAGCTAAACAAGTTTTAAAAACAATCACAGGTTTTGACATTAACTCAAAGCAAACTGTTGTTGGCTCAGATGGTTTTGTGGTCGATAACCCCAAGTTTTTAAAGCAGTCAAAAACAAAGTTAAATCAATTGCAACGCCAGCTTGCACGCCGAACTAAAGGTTCAAATCGCTGGCAAAAAACCAAACAACGCATCAACAAATTACACGGCAAAATCTCACGGCAAAGGCTCGACTTTGCACACAAAATTTCACGCCAGATAACCAATGAAAATGACATTTTAGTGTTCGAAGATTTAAACGTAAAAGGGATGCAAAAGTTCAATGGCAGCATGGTTGCCGACAATGTGATGGGCTTAATTACTCAGCTTTCAAAATACAAAACTGAGCTTGAAGGTAAACTCTATCACGAGATTGGCAGGTTTGAAAAATCCACTGGGGTTTGTTCTGAATGCGGCCAACATCATGTTTTAACATTGAACGACAGATATTTCACATGTACGGCTTGTGAAACTTACCAAAGCCGAGACTTGTCAGCGGCTAAAAGCATAGCAAAAACAGGTGAATTAGATTTGATTGCGGCTGGGATCGTCGCAAGGGTTCCCCCCACATCTCAGCAGAAATCAGCCATTAAAACGAAAGTCTTCGAGCTATCGAAGTTTGCTGTTGGAACTGAGAAAAAAGAAGCAGCCTAGTCTCTAAGTCAAGGCTGTAGAAGTCCATTGATCGACACGGAGTGGCGTCGATGGGTAGTTCACGAGGATGAGGGTTTGTTTAGCGCAGCTAGGGCATGGTGGATGCTAAACCATAGTATTACTCGATGCGCGTGCACATAAACGCTTTACAGGCGAAGACCCTGAACCCCGTGCTGATATGCGCAGCGGCCATATTCCTAATAGTCTTTCATTACCTTATAGCGAATTACTGTGCAGTGGTGAGGCTAAGCCACTTAACGAAATACAGCAGCAATTTTAAGCCCTAGTCGGTAATGCAGAAAAACTACAATTTACATGTGGCGCGGGTATAACCGCCTGCATATTAGCGTTATTTGCTGATGAGTGCGGTTACGCTAACTTAAGTGTTTACGACGGTTCATGGAGTGAATGGGGAAAGAAATAAAGAGCAGACAGGACCGCAGTAAGTTATCCGCGTTCAGTAAGAGAAAACTAGCATACCTGTAGCAAACTAAACACCGCGCTTGTTTATTCCTTTACTAACAGCCCCAAATTAAAAACTGTTATTTAACGAGCTTCTTTAACCGCTATTACTTGTACGGGCAATTTTTGCAGCCATTCTTACAGCATGTACCACGCTTTAAAAAAAACCACTTACTAAATACCATGTAGCTGTTTTGCATAGTGTAATCGAGCCCTTCAATCAGCTCTCCATTATTTTTAAATTGCTTAGCAAACGCGAGCTGTATTTTAATCGGCTGAGAGTAAAGGCTTTGTAAGTAAGTGTTTATTTTAGCCAGCGTACAGTTACGGCATAAACAGCTTGTAGCGTTAAGATCTAACGGTAAAATAGCGGGTAACTCGTTGCACCAACATGCTGATATGTCAGTCACATTACAGGTAAGAGCAGTATTACATTGGGTGCAGTTAATTTGGGTCATTATTTTACTTTTAAATCACGGTGAGCGCAGAATAACAATATTATGAATATACAAAAAGCATTAGCGCAGTTTATTACCTTCGGCTCAGAAAAAGACGAGGCTATTGCTGTCATTGTATCTGCGGCAGCAGCAAAACAGCCATTATTTACCCTAAGTACGTCAATCATGCTAAATGTGTTTGAGCGTTGTTTACATAATGAAATAGCACTTGATGATTTGGAACTGTGGGCGAATGTGATTGAAGCGCGAGATGATATAGATTGCGCTGAGTGTGAAGGCGTTATTTATGCACTTAGTAACAGTGAACAAATGGGCGAGCTTAATCATGAAAAGCTCGCAAAATTAGCCACGCTTTTACAAGAGTAAAAGCATAGCTAATTTTTAGTAAAGCCTAGCGCTTTACTTATGATATCCCAAGCAAGTTTCTACTTCGTTTTTTGAGCCTAAAATTACAGCTACGCGCTGGTGAATAGCATTAGGTTGTATGTCCATAATGCGCTCGGTGCCAGTTGAGGCAATCCCGCCAGCTTGCTCTACTAGCATGGCCATAGGGTTTGCTTCGTAAAGCAGACGTAGTTTATTTGGTTGGCTTGGGTTTTTGGTATCTGTTGGGTAGGTAAATAACCCGCCACGGCTCAATACGCGGTGTACATCGCCTACCATTGCAGCAATCCAGCGCATATTAAAGTTTCGAGCGCGTGGGCCAGTGTCGCCAGCTACAAGGTCGTTAATGTAGTTTTGCATAGCCGGTTGCCAATGGCGTTGGTTTGACGCATTAATAGCATATTCGTTGGTATCTGCTGGTATTTTTGCAAAATCTTGAGTTAATAAAAAGGTGCCATGCGTTTTATCTAGGGTGAAAAAGCGGGTGCCTTTACCTGTCGTTAGCGCCAATATAGTCGATGGGCCATACAATACATAACCTGCCGCTACTTGATTAATGCCCGGTTGCATAAAAATACTTTGGTCAGCAGGATCTGCGCCTTCAGGCGCTTTCATTACTGAAAAAATAGTACCTACTAACGAGTTTATGTCGGTGTTTGATGAGCCATCAAGTGGGTCAAACGCTACAATATATTCTGCATCAGGATTACCAGCAACTGTGTAGTCTTCTTCTTCAGAGGCGATGGCTTTTACGTAGCCTGATTCCAATAATATATCTTTAAGTAGTTGGT includes the following:
- the tnpA gene encoding IS200/IS605 family transposase: MEYETKSHCKYLIALHLILVVKYRKQLLKGDVGDFVKQKITEIAERSEFNIEEIEVDKDHIHILLTISPNISVASYVRRIKQSTTQSLWSRFKWFKKQFWVKKTFWSDGYFVCSVGNAAADTIRKYIQEQG
- a CDS encoding DUF5522 domain-containing protein; this encodes MTQINCTQCNTALTCNVTDISACWCNELPAILPLDLNATSCLCRNCTLAKINTYLQSLYSQPIKIQLAFAKQFKNNGELIEGLDYTMQNSYMVFSKWFFLKRGTCCKNGCKNCPYK
- a CDS encoding class 1 fructose-bisphosphatase, with the protein product MRRLPPVLLEDGCPRELISLIRTILAACKEISFRVGQGELSGVLGSTLDENIQGETQKKLDVLTNQLLKDILLESGYVKAIASEEEDYTVAGNPDAEYIVAFDPLDGSSNTDINSLVGTIFSVMKAPEGADPADQSIFMQPGINQVAAGYVLYGPSTILALTTGKGTRFFTLDKTHGTFLLTQDFAKIPADTNEYAINASNQRHWQPAMQNYINDLVAGDTGPRARNFNMRWIAAMVGDVHRVLSRGGLFTYPTDTKNPSQPNKLRLLYEANPMAMLVEQAGGIASTGTERIMDIQPNAIHQRVAVILGSKNEVETCLGYHK
- a CDS encoding RNA-guided endonuclease InsQ/TnpB family protein; the encoded protein is MKKTLRYNYRLNPTPEQEAKLVEFGATARGIWNLLLSENMRRYEHDKTFLFYKDMALLLKDIKTFEEFNWIKTFDSAAAQQVARDLELALKNVFTKGRLQRFPKHKISYKKKKLHNDSFRAVNNSNCIRIENGAISIPKVGKIPIILHRKLASKIKTVTIQYHHGKWGCSITQEVECKTAKQVLKTITGFDINSKQTVVGSDGFVVDNPKFLKQSKTKLNQLQRQLARRTKGSNRWQKTKQRINKLHGKISRQRLDFAHKISRQITNENDILVFEDLNVKGMQKFNGSMVADNVMGLITQLSKYKTELEGKLYHEIGRFEKSTGVCSECGQHHVLTLNDRYFTCTACETYQSRDLSAAKSIAKTGELDLIAAGIVARVPPTSQQKSAIKTKVFELSKFAVGTEKKEAA